From the Deltaproteobacteria bacterium genome, one window contains:
- a CDS encoding carbamoyltransferase: protein MNIIGISAYYHESSCCLLQDGKLIAAASEERFTRVKHDASLPLLAFQFCLDRAGLGVEDVDCVAYYESPRKKVSRQLWTGQPSGGDAGLPWLDVDRPFREIRERLGYEGRIESFDHHLSHAAAAYLFSGFADAAVMTFDGVGEWATTSYGRANGSSIELFEYVDFPNSLGLLYSTITAYLGFRVNSAEYKVMGLAPYGKPLHTDKIRELVAEGPGGQYALNMAYFDFLAGERMYSDALVELFGEPARQPESELAPFHNDVARSMQVVLEEILLAKARYLREQVDSPNLCMAGGVALNCVANGRILQDGPFERLFVQPAAGDAGSCLGAAALAHVRLTGRRPSDTPLEHVYLGPSYTADEVGELLEDMGLPALDFRGKENALLEAVVDRLVAGKVIGWFHGAMEFGPRALGSRSIIADPRFEDMRERLNRLVKKREAFRPFAPSVLEEEAARHFKLDHPSPFMLETCQVASEIAMPAITHVDGSARPQTVSAASNPRYAALLKAFHRRTGCPVIVNTSFNVRREPIVCTPDDALMCMANSEIDAVVLQDHIVDRDALPSQWTTLLRSMNFFPYEQQNVRGETSPTVYTFF, encoded by the coding sequence ATGAACATCATCGGCATTTCGGCCTACTACCACGAATCGTCGTGCTGCCTGCTCCAGGACGGCAAGCTCATCGCGGCCGCGTCCGAGGAGCGCTTTACCCGGGTGAAGCACGATGCGAGCCTCCCGCTGCTCGCGTTCCAGTTCTGCCTCGATCGCGCCGGCCTCGGAGTCGAGGACGTCGATTGCGTGGCCTACTACGAGTCCCCCCGCAAGAAGGTCTCGCGACAGCTCTGGACCGGACAGCCCAGCGGCGGAGACGCCGGCCTGCCGTGGCTCGACGTGGACCGGCCCTTCCGGGAGATCCGGGAGCGCCTGGGATACGAAGGGCGGATCGAGTCCTTCGACCATCACCTCTCGCACGCCGCCGCCGCGTATCTGTTCTCCGGCTTCGCTGACGCCGCGGTGATGACCTTCGATGGCGTGGGAGAGTGGGCGACCACGAGCTACGGGCGGGCGAACGGGAGCTCCATCGAGCTCTTCGAGTACGTCGATTTCCCCAATTCACTCGGATTGCTCTATAGCACGATTACGGCATACCTCGGCTTCCGGGTGAATAGCGCCGAGTACAAGGTCATGGGCCTCGCCCCCTACGGGAAACCCCTCCACACGGACAAGATCCGCGAGCTGGTCGCCGAGGGACCCGGGGGGCAATACGCCCTGAACATGGCGTACTTCGACTTCCTGGCGGGCGAGCGGATGTACTCCGACGCGCTGGTGGAGCTCTTCGGCGAGCCGGCGCGCCAGCCGGAGTCGGAGCTCGCGCCCTTCCATAACGACGTAGCACGCAGCATGCAGGTCGTGCTCGAGGAGATCCTGCTCGCCAAGGCGCGCTACCTGCGCGAGCAAGTGGACTCGCCGAACCTGTGCATGGCGGGGGGCGTGGCCTTGAACTGCGTGGCCAACGGGAGAATCCTGCAGGACGGCCCCTTCGAGCGGCTCTTCGTGCAGCCGGCGGCGGGGGACGCGGGGTCCTGCCTGGGCGCGGCGGCGCTGGCCCACGTTCGCCTCACGGGGCGGCGGCCGAGCGACACGCCTCTCGAGCACGTCTACCTCGGGCCGTCCTACACTGCCGACGAGGTGGGCGAGCTCCTGGAGGACATGGGGCTCCCGGCACTGGACTTCAGGGGCAAGGAGAACGCGCTCCTCGAGGCCGTGGTGGACCGCCTCGTGGCGGGGAAGGTGATCGGATGGTTCCACGGGGCGATGGAATTCGGACCACGCGCCCTCGGTTCGCGGAGCATCATCGCCGACCCGCGCTTCGAAGACATGCGGGAACGGCTCAACCGGCTGGTGAAGAAGCGGGAGGCGTTCCGTCCCTTCGCACCGAGCGTGCTCGAGGAGGAGGCCGCGCGGCACTTCAAGCTCGACCACCCGTCGCCCTTCATGCTCGAGACCTGCCAGGTCGCCTCCGAGATCGCGATGCCGGCCATCACCCACGTCGACGGGTCTGCGCGGCCGCAGACCGTGTCCGCCGCGTCGAATCCGCGCTATGCGGCGCTGCTGAAGGCCTTCCATCGGCGGACGGGATGTCCGGTCATCGTCAACACGTCCTTCAATGTGCGGCGGGAGCCCATCGTTTGCACTCCCGACGACGCGCTGATGTGCATGGCCAACTCAGAGATCGACGCCGTGGTCCTCCAGGACCACATCGTGGACCGTGACGCGTTGCCGAGTCAGTGGACGACCCTGCTCCGGTCGATGAACTTCTTCCCCTACGAGCAACAGAACGTGCGTGGCGAGACGAGCCCGACCGTCTATACCTTCTTCTAG
- a CDS encoding insulinase family protein codes for MKDLLPGRYSPGPRRIALANGMILVHTRDDAQRLGSFQLWVRAGSACDPDGAPGVAHALEHVVFQSKAGKGEDAANGVERWGGWSNGDTDYDWTRYEVGVEGARLAKAVAVLCGQVAAPGFSPKAVEAEKRVITEEIRMFTSTLPYLQSTNKTYATVFKRVGYRHPGLGTPSTVSKFTPALLRAFHRRWYVPEQMIAVSSGGFSAREIARLLEEAFPAARRGVAAERTAMEPPQRGTRLALLRSWATEPRLTFAFRAPPLAHPDTPGLQLLNWLLTKGPSPLLARTVSDACGGMPGFEAEHELFRTAGVLRILVEGYPSREDVAKVLAATMRGFRQVIEETLSARRLDEVRQPLLVEAVLDRDNPARRTYWQGFFECISGDCRHEQLFYEGLLRVKPAELRALAARYLHPDRLSVVLQLPGDWAASAAGRRGWLETLSKGVELPRADGVGDAAVLAPWLGRLPAPERTPSRVAATARASKKAPFAWQAARIPGGPQVVAVQRAGKSSVGVAAIFPGGSRYEDSRLTGISGVMAESLTGGTRRMPKAQLKRAIHDIGGYMSGGAGANTLSLQGLFVRSDWENGLKVMLDCVLAPAFPPEEVEQARQVALMSVQSRDDTVLALAATLFARRFYRVHPYGRDPDGSEESLEGLSARTLRRLYPILYPPGRLNLVVVGDVEPREVIERVRGLVDAPGATPPAPAVPQEPAREGFEWTFEAVETEAVRLFWGFSSPPSTDPAWPALLVLEKVLGGPAGRLFHEIRERRGLDYSPNIFLPQGADPSHLSMSISSEPQRAPEALAALVEVLTSVCAELPSADELAVARAAALAADTVQGRDSNEGLARLIAGSLSFGMSVDEVMRLPEKVGRVTAAEVRAQARRVFDPRRSLLLVAGPAAIRSALPDPHGLAQELLAAIRT; via the coding sequence ATGAAAGACCTGCTTCCAGGTAGGTATTCACCGGGGCCTCGGCGCATCGCGCTGGCGAACGGCATGATCCTCGTCCACACCCGAGACGACGCGCAACGGCTGGGCTCGTTCCAGCTCTGGGTCCGCGCGGGGAGCGCGTGCGATCCGGACGGCGCGCCCGGCGTCGCGCATGCGCTCGAGCACGTGGTCTTCCAGTCGAAAGCTGGCAAAGGCGAGGACGCGGCCAACGGAGTGGAGCGCTGGGGGGGCTGGTCGAACGGGGACACGGACTACGACTGGACCCGCTACGAGGTGGGCGTGGAAGGCGCGCGTCTGGCCAAGGCCGTGGCCGTGCTTTGCGGCCAGGTCGCGGCGCCAGGCTTCTCGCCAAAGGCGGTCGAGGCGGAGAAGCGGGTCATCACCGAAGAGATCCGCATGTTCACGTCGACGCTTCCGTACCTGCAGTCGACCAACAAGACCTACGCCACGGTCTTCAAGCGGGTCGGCTACCGCCACCCGGGCCTCGGCACGCCCTCCACGGTGAGCAAATTCACGCCGGCCCTCCTGCGGGCCTTTCACCGGCGCTGGTACGTCCCTGAGCAGATGATCGCCGTGAGCAGCGGCGGATTCTCGGCGCGGGAGATCGCTCGCCTGCTCGAGGAGGCCTTTCCAGCGGCCAGGCGCGGCGTGGCCGCTGAACGGACGGCTATGGAGCCGCCGCAGCGAGGGACTCGTCTCGCGCTCTTGCGCTCGTGGGCGACGGAGCCGCGGTTGACCTTTGCGTTTCGTGCGCCGCCGCTCGCCCATCCGGATACCCCGGGGCTGCAGCTTCTCAATTGGCTCCTGACGAAGGGGCCGAGCCCGCTCCTCGCGCGAACGGTAAGCGACGCGTGCGGGGGAATGCCCGGTTTCGAGGCTGAGCACGAGCTCTTTCGCACAGCGGGGGTCCTCAGGATCCTCGTCGAGGGGTATCCGTCGCGGGAAGACGTGGCCAAGGTGCTGGCGGCCACCATGCGGGGCTTCCGCCAGGTCATCGAGGAGACTCTCTCGGCGCGGCGCCTGGACGAGGTCCGACAGCCCCTGCTCGTGGAGGCGGTTCTCGACCGGGACAACCCCGCTCGCCGGACCTACTGGCAGGGCTTCTTCGAGTGCATCAGCGGCGACTGCCGGCACGAGCAACTCTTCTACGAAGGTCTCTTGCGGGTGAAGCCCGCGGAGCTGCGCGCGCTGGCCGCGCGGTACCTGCATCCCGACCGCCTCTCGGTGGTCCTGCAGCTCCCGGGCGATTGGGCCGCGTCGGCCGCCGGCCGCCGGGGCTGGCTCGAGACGCTCAGCAAGGGCGTGGAGCTTCCTCGGGCAGACGGAGTCGGTGACGCGGCGGTGCTTGCCCCCTGGCTGGGACGGCTGCCGGCGCCCGAGCGCACGCCGTCGAGGGTCGCCGCGACCGCGCGAGCCAGCAAGAAGGCGCCCTTCGCCTGGCAGGCCGCGCGTATTCCCGGCGGGCCACAGGTCGTGGCCGTGCAGCGAGCGGGCAAGTCCAGCGTGGGCGTAGCGGCGATCTTCCCCGGGGGCTCGCGGTACGAAGACTCACGGCTGACGGGCATCAGCGGCGTCATGGCCGAGAGCTTGACGGGCGGGACGCGGCGCATGCCCAAGGCGCAGCTCAAGCGGGCGATCCACGACATTGGCGGCTATATGAGCGGAGGGGCCGGTGCGAACACGCTGAGCCTGCAGGGGCTGTTCGTGCGCTCGGACTGGGAGAACGGTCTGAAGGTCATGCTGGACTGCGTTCTCGCCCCGGCGTTTCCGCCCGAGGAGGTCGAACAGGCCCGCCAGGTAGCTCTCATGTCCGTACAGTCGCGTGACGACACCGTGCTGGCCCTCGCAGCGACGCTCTTCGCGCGACGCTTCTACCGGGTGCACCCGTACGGGCGCGATCCCGACGGCTCCGAGGAGAGCCTCGAGGGACTCTCGGCTAGGACGCTGCGCCGCCTCTATCCCATCCTCTATCCTCCGGGCCGGCTGAACCTCGTCGTCGTCGGCGACGTCGAGCCCCGAGAGGTGATCGAAAGGGTGCGCGGGCTCGTCGACGCCCCCGGCGCGACGCCCCCCGCACCGGCCGTCCCGCAGGAGCCCGCGCGCGAGGGGTTCGAATGGACCTTCGAGGCCGTCGAGACCGAGGCGGTGCGGCTCTTCTGGGGTTTCTCCTCGCCTCCGAGTACGGACCCGGCCTGGCCGGCGCTCCTCGTGCTGGAGAAGGTGCTGGGGGGACCGGCGGGGAGGCTCTTTCACGAGATCCGCGAGCGCCGAGGACTCGACTACTCGCCGAACATCTTTCTGCCGCAGGGAGCGGACCCTTCGCACCTCTCGATGTCCATCTCGTCCGAGCCGCAACGAGCGCCCGAGGCCTTGGCCGCGCTGGTCGAGGTACTGACGTCGGTTTGCGCCGAGCTGCCGAGCGCCGACGAGCTCGCGGTGGCCAGGGCGGCGGCCCTGGCCGCCGACACGGTGCAGGGGCGGGACTCGAACGAGGGACTGGCCCGGCTCATCGCCGGGAGCCTGAGCTTCGGCATGTCCGTGGACGAGGTGATGCGCTTGCCGGAGAAGGTGGGGCGGGTCACGGCGGCGGAGGTCCGGGCGCAGGCTCGGCGCGTCTTCGATCCCCGGCGCTCGCTGCTCCTCGTGGCCGGCCCTGCCGCGATCAGGTCGGCGCTTCCCGACCCCCATGGCCTGGCCCAGGAGCTGCTAGCCGCGATTCGAACGTGA
- a CDS encoding aminotransferase class V-fold PLP-dependent enzyme has translation MPPTSPFETLRSDFPFFEENDAGPDVVYLDNAATTLKPTVVLDAMNDFYRRVSANVHRATYAHSEVASEAYEDARETMGRFLGLASSEIVFTAGCTAAINLVAAGLTIPPEKAVAISHVEHHANVLPWMSRRRVVWFDPARCDANALGELIRRENVGLLAVSACSNVSGVVLPVAEYAAAAHSLGIPVLVDVAQYVPHYGGDLLSLGGDFFSLSGHKMLGPFGVGVLAGRHEWLERLAPPWLGGGIVTEVGLTSYALRSVPLRFEAGTPPIAEVIGLARAAEYLLRLGWPNVVAHEEQLRERLVARMARIPGVSILQADWTGPRSAVTTLVFERTGTRWEEIVARILYDRFKICVRAGHFCAHPYFVTNGYPGGIRIAPYFYNTLAEIDRLADALEEVARTLTGK, from the coding sequence ATGCCGCCCACATCGCCCTTTGAGACCCTTCGCTCCGACTTCCCGTTTTTCGAGGAGAACGACGCCGGCCCAGACGTCGTCTACCTGGATAACGCCGCGACGACGCTGAAGCCGACCGTGGTGCTCGACGCCATGAACGACTTCTATCGACGCGTGTCGGCCAACGTGCACCGCGCGACCTACGCGCACTCCGAGGTGGCGAGCGAGGCCTACGAGGACGCCCGCGAGACGATGGGGCGCTTTCTCGGCCTCGCCTCCTCGGAGATCGTCTTCACGGCCGGGTGCACGGCGGCCATCAACCTGGTGGCCGCAGGGCTCACGATCCCCCCCGAGAAGGCCGTCGCGATCTCCCACGTCGAGCACCACGCGAACGTGCTTCCCTGGATGTCGCGGCGGCGCGTGGTCTGGTTCGATCCGGCGCGGTGTGACGCGAACGCCCTCGGGGAGTTGATCCGTCGGGAGAACGTTGGGCTGCTCGCCGTCTCGGCCTGCTCCAACGTGAGCGGGGTGGTCTTGCCGGTGGCGGAGTACGCGGCAGCGGCCCATTCCCTGGGGATCCCCGTCCTCGTGGACGTTGCGCAGTACGTGCCGCACTACGGGGGCGACCTGCTGTCCCTCGGCGGAGACTTCTTCAGCCTCTCGGGGCACAAGATGCTCGGGCCCTTCGGGGTGGGGGTGCTCGCCGGGCGCCACGAATGGCTCGAGCGCCTCGCTCCGCCGTGGCTGGGAGGCGGCATCGTGACGGAGGTGGGCCTCACGAGCTACGCGCTCCGCAGCGTGCCCCTGCGATTCGAGGCGGGGACTCCGCCCATCGCGGAGGTCATCGGTCTCGCACGGGCCGCGGAGTACCTGCTGCGCCTCGGCTGGCCGAACGTGGTGGCGCACGAGGAGCAGCTGCGCGAGCGGCTCGTGGCGCGGATGGCCCGGATCCCCGGCGTCTCCATCTTGCAGGCCGATTGGACGGGTCCTCGCTCCGCCGTGACGACCCTCGTCTTCGAGCGCACGGGCACCCGCTGGGAAGAGATCGTGGCGCGCATTCTCTACGACCGTTTCAAGATCTGCGTGCGCGCGGGGCATTTCTGCGCCCACCCCTACTTCGTGACCAACGGATATCCGGGCGGTATCCGCATAGCCCCCTATTTCTACAACACGCTCGCCGAGATCGATCGCCTGGCTGACGCCCTCGAGGAGGTCGCGCGAACGCTCACCGGGAAGTAG
- a CDS encoding carbamoyltransferase gives MNVIGISAFYHESSCCLLQDGKLVAAVAEERFTRVKHDASLPLLAFRYCLEAGGIGVKDVDAIGYYESPRKKLSRQLWTGKPLGGDSGLPWLDVRRPEREIRQRLGFDGPIDYFDHHLSHAASSYFFSGFPDAAVLTVDGVGEWATTTYGAARGGDIALFEQVDFPNSLGLLYSTITGYLGFRVNSAEYKVMGLAPYGKPLYVDKIRELLTEGPDGQYALSMQYFDFLRESRMYSDALAELFGEPPRVAESAILPFHKDVAKSLQVVLEEILLAKARYLKSKVDSPNLCMAGGVALNCVANGRVLRDGPFDRLFVQPAAGDSGACLGAAALSYVKRTGKRHSEERLQHVYLGPAYSSAQVAGMLEDMGIEALDFRGREAALLEAVVDRMAAGHVIGWFQGAMEFGPRALGARSIIADPRFEDMRERLNRLVKKREAFRPFAPSVLEEHAGKHFALDHTSPFMLETCQVSSSIAMPAITHVDGSARPQTVSTRHSPRYAALIEAFYRRTGCPVIVNTSFNVRSEPIVCSPDDALMCMANSDIDSIVVEDFIIDRAALPRQWSALLRSLKFEPPSEVGARGEISPTVYTFF, from the coding sequence ATGAACGTCATTGGCATCTCGGCCTTCTATCACGAGTCCTCGTGTTGCCTGCTGCAGGACGGGAAGCTCGTCGCGGCCGTCGCGGAGGAGCGGTTCACCCGGGTCAAGCACGACGCAAGCCTGCCCCTCCTGGCTTTCCGGTATTGTCTCGAGGCCGGCGGCATAGGCGTGAAGGACGTCGACGCGATAGGCTATTACGAGTCGCCGCGCAAGAAGCTCTCGCGCCAGCTCTGGACGGGGAAACCCTTGGGGGGCGACTCTGGTCTCCCCTGGCTCGACGTCCGGCGCCCCGAACGAGAGATCCGGCAGCGCCTCGGCTTCGACGGCCCCATCGACTACTTCGACCACCATCTCTCTCACGCCGCGAGCAGCTATTTCTTCTCCGGCTTCCCCGACGCGGCCGTACTGACCGTGGACGGCGTCGGGGAGTGGGCCACGACGACCTATGGCGCAGCGCGCGGAGGCGATATCGCGCTATTCGAGCAGGTGGACTTCCCGAACTCGCTTGGTTTGCTTTATAGCACGATTACGGGCTATCTCGGCTTCCGGGTCAATAGCGCGGAATACAAGGTCATGGGGCTCGCCCCCTACGGCAAACCCCTCTACGTCGACAAGATCCGCGAGCTGCTCACCGAGGGCCCGGATGGGCAGTACGCGCTCTCGATGCAGTATTTCGACTTTCTGCGCGAGTCGCGCATGTACTCGGACGCGCTCGCCGAGCTCTTCGGCGAGCCGCCGCGCGTCGCCGAGTCGGCGATCCTCCCCTTTCACAAGGACGTGGCGAAAAGCCTGCAGGTCGTGCTCGAGGAGATCTTGCTGGCCAAGGCGCGCTACCTGAAGTCGAAGGTCGACAGCCCAAACCTGTGCATGGCCGGCGGCGTGGCGCTGAACTGCGTGGCGAACGGCCGCGTGCTGCGCGACGGCCCCTTCGACCGGCTGTTCGTCCAGCCCGCGGCGGGCGATTCCGGGGCCTGCCTGGGGGCCGCCGCGCTCTCCTACGTCAAACGGACCGGGAAGCGCCACAGCGAGGAGCGCCTGCAACACGTCTATCTCGGACCGGCGTATTCCAGCGCTCAGGTCGCCGGCATGCTGGAGGATATGGGGATCGAGGCGCTCGACTTTCGCGGCCGAGAGGCGGCGCTGCTCGAGGCGGTCGTGGACCGCATGGCGGCAGGGCACGTGATCGGATGGTTTCAGGGCGCGATGGAGTTCGGCCCGCGGGCCCTCGGCGCGCGAAGCATCATCGCCGATCCCCGGTTCGAGGACATGCGGGAGCGCCTGAATCGCCTGGTCAAGAAGCGCGAGGCCTTCAGACCCTTCGCCCCGAGCGTGCTCGAGGAGCACGCCGGAAAGCACTTCGCGCTCGACCACACCTCCCCCTTCATGCTCGAGACCTGCCAGGTCTCGTCGTCCATCGCGATGCCCGCCATCACGCACGTCGATGGATCGGCACGGCCGCAGACGGTGTCCACGCGCCACAGCCCACGCTACGCGGCGCTGATCGAGGCCTTCTATCGCCGAACCGGCTGTCCGGTGATCGTCAACACCTCCTTCAACGTGCGCAGCGAGCCCATCGTCTGCTCGCCCGACGACGCGCTGATGTGCATGGCCAACTCCGACATCGACTCGATCGTCGTCGAGGACTTCATCATCGACCGCGCCGCTCTGCCCCGGCAGTGGTCGGCGCTCCTGCGCTCGCTGAAGTTCGAGCCGCCCTCCGAGGTCGGCGCGCGCGGCGAGATCAGCCCGACCGTCTACACCTTCTTCTAG